The following proteins are encoded in a genomic region of Phaeodactylum tricornutum CCAP 1055/1 chromosome 1, whole genome shotgun sequence:
- a CDS encoding predicted protein, translated as MAAPPLDFEALLSREYRPARIARLIPREAYHPENNQKKKSVSIKHSTAALEDATRRRAEEETSRLVLSLVTQTSAFIQHLPESERRDVSSLLTKRPPVVSSWPAYETIPARFHEIELGDWESKVRWKIEEEPEGESKYSNRDPTDLLRRPRNPYLDNLVLDESTICWDGSLEKLQEKARNTPLILELGVAGQSVARHVYQNTVLSAQRPTPALKSDAYQMRREREWANPITSTAEVSKAGSLHADKDKMAALIEARQKQRAQMAEDKTNRVTEAMGTLALGGGKGRTITSSLMGPGGTERSGRPSRDVGSSGLHEAEYIEQLDMINSHSLVRDLSKVLLRQYHRPKLPLSVVRQDLSWQFQIRFAPTSKKTEVTGASGSYQAIMTGAHAGAISKAKLRSEADLSPTEGKLILLEYCEERPPIQLTKGMASKIVNYYRGDKAHCPVSAGGGDRPARRKRAEPIAGEADARSSRAERLPRLEGPSRETSVLEWVGKVPKKSQKERAEQDAIDILPEGVTENLHPKVHGPFLGEVEDSTTVTGIITNLFVAPMFLHEPETTDFLMVLTPPSGAARPGQRESMSVILRDLPTSTFTVGQTEPRVRVFAPNTQGEKNFVGPFVSYQIARALARSQGREGHGLRFDEIQDRVLPNLELPSNALRPRLKQVALYDKNTQIWTTKQIGFEEYPGVDALGRTIAPEGVAAFESACAASRRLSDLGIHQLLAGSHTVLSVGVIMVYISGQLNAAKDLSRKMKKLAELRRSNKSISAVQVAFYEQAAAIIESHFKILRQKHEIAQFIYEQLQLAPWHLTGEFIDVHKKGDGTGMMKLTGLGDPSGQGEGFSFIREADSKPSKSVGNAALSAEVKKITGTEDDLRKLTMKQMASLLRSYGMTQEKIDTLKRWDRVHVIRDLSTKAASDGIGDGLERFARGEKMKLSEQKQMYRDRVRVIWRRQIAALSMDDKVAGSTEGAAIADGENEVSGMAQQSQSNKPDSTSKLGSDSDSSDDDDDLAAALEDEMLDRSEANQLVAEHTGGGEADGGLGQLRAAAQDHEMNKDARELAALKRQREEERAVREGLQSNKPKVESFDTQMRSNRKVIRKKVVKTHPDGHQTTTFKFVLRPDEVGKIMARLQQDNSEDHRRKKEFQYEANSDEKPPGQALFEDEDDFEYSSRGRFADKRGGNRKRRAGGRATPRGTLQFGKLKSKISKEERMRKRKREEEELEVYTASAKHKGTNNRKERGSIRNRRPHVIFSEKLEAIRSAVEARPGALPFVKPVNRRLLPKYYEVISDPIDLQTIRDKIKRYEYRSADNLVRDFDLMKSNAVKFNGQTSPIAQEAIAIHEFVSNQIESHRSELSALETAVQDQMNGKPKKKVKKGLMKSSGSGNTARIGGISVNLGDFQGMQFEGNDSDSGDEVSFTGLLDF; from the coding sequence ATGGCAGCCCCGCCGCTTGACTTTGAAGCCCTTCTTTCCAGAGAATACCGGCCGGCACGAATCGCTCGCTTAATTCCGCGAGAGGCCTACCATCCAGAAAATAATCAGAAGAAAAAGTCTGTTTCGATCAAGCATTCTACGGCTGCGCTCGAGGACGCAACGCGACGACGAGCCGAGGAGGAAACCTCACGATTGGTATTGAGCCTTGTTACGCAGACTTCTGCTTTTATTCAGCATCTTCCTGAATCAGAGCGACGGGATGTGTCGAGTCTGCTGACGAAGAGGCCTCCGGTGGTCTCCTCTTGGCCGGCGTACGAGACCATCCCAGCACGATTCCACGAGATTGAACTCGGCGACTGGGAATCGAAGGTTCGTTGgaaaattgaagaagaaccAGAGGGCGAGTCCAAATATTCCAATCGAGACCCTACGGATTTACTGAGACGGCCCCGAAATCCCTACTTGGATAACCTTGTATTAGACGAATCCACAATTTGTTGGGACGGATCACTCGAGAAACTGCAGGAAAAGGCTCGAAATACTCCTCTGATTTTAGAACTTGGCGTAGCTGGACAATCTGTAGCCCGTCATGTGTATCAAAATACGGTTCTTTCTGCACAACGCCCTACACCTGCACTTAAGTCGGATGCCTATCAAATGCGGCGAGAACGGGAATGGGCCAATCCAATTACTTCCACAGCAGAAGTCTCTAAAGCTGGTTCGCTGCACGCTGATAAGGACAAAATGGCGGCGTTGATCGAGGCTCGTCAAAAGCAACGAGCACAAATGGCCGAAGACAAGACGAATCGCGTGACAGAAGCCATGGGAACGTTGGCTTTGGGTGGTGGAAAAGGACGGACTATCACTTCCTCGCTGATGGGTCCAGGAGGAACTGAACGCAGCGGGCGGCCGTCCCGAGATGTGGGTTCATCGGGATTGCATGAGGCCGAATATATTGAGCAGCTCGATATGATTAATAGCCATAGTCTCGTGCGCGATCTCTCCAAGGTTCTGTTACGACAATATCATAGACCCAAGTTGCCCCTCAGTGTCGTTCGTCAAGACCTGTCCTGGCAATTCCAGATCCGCTTTGCTCCCACCAGTAAAAAGACGGAAGTTACCGGCGCTTCAGGATCATACCAGGCAATTATGACAGGAGCTCACGCAGGTGCGATATCAAAGGCCAAGCTGCGCAGCGAAGCGGATCTGAGTCCAACAGAAGGCAAGCTTATTTTGCTTGAGTACTGCGAAGAGCGCCCTCCAATCCAACTAACAAAAGGCATGGCGAGCAAGATTGTCAATTATTACCGTGGAGACAAGGCACATTGCCCTGTTTCGGCTGGTGGGGGTGACCGGCCCGCACGCAGAAAAAGAGCCGAGCCCATTGCTGGAGAGGCAGACGCTCGATCGAGCCGTGCAGAACGACTTCCTCGGTTGGAAGGGCCAAGTCGGGAAACGTCGGTTTTGGAATGGGTTGGCAAAGTTCCTAAGAAATCACAGAAGGAGCGTGCGGAACAAGATGCAATAGATATCCTTCCGGAGGGTGTAACTGAAAACTTACATCCCAAGGTCCACGGGCCATTTCTTGGCGAAGTCGAAGACAGCACAACAGTGACCGGAATTATTACAAACTTGTTCGTCGCGCCGATGTTTCTTCACGAACCTGAAACAACTGACTTTTTGATGGTCCTCACACCACCTAGTGGAGCGGCAAGGCCCGGCCAGCGTGAGTCAATGAGCGTGATCCTTCGAGATTTGCCTACGAGCACTTTCACTGTTGGTCAAACAGAGCCTCGTGTGCGGGTCTTCGCGCCAAACACCCAGGGTGAAAAGAACTTTGTAGGGCCTTTTGTTTCATATCAAATTGCTAGAGCTCTCGCTCGTTCTCAAGGTCGAGAAGGACACGGTTTACGATTTGACGAGATCCAAGATCGCGTACTGCCTAACCTTGAGTTACCGTCGAATGCGTTACGGCCCCGCCTCAAACAAGTCGCTCTGTACGACAAGAATACTCAGAtctggacgacgaaacaaaTAGGGTTTGAAGAGTACCCCGGAGTTGACGCCCTCGGCAGGACTATTGCACCCGAAGGTGTTGCAGCTTTTGAGAGTGCTTGCGCAGCCAGTCGCCGACTGTCAGACCTTGGAATCCACCAACTTCTAGCTGGCTCACATACTGTTCTAAGCGTGGGCGTCATTATGGTCTATATTTCCGGACAGCTGAATGCAGCCAAAGACTTGTCAAGAAAAATGAAGAAGCTAGCGGAATTGCGTCGCTCGAACAAGAGCATCTCGGCTGTCCAAGTCGCTTTTTATGAACAGGCGGCCGCGATCATTGAATCTCATTTTAAGATCTTGCGGCAAAAACATGAAATTGCACAGTTTATATATGAGCAGCTTCAACTTGCTCCATGGCATTTGACCGGTGAGTTTATCGATGTTCATAAAAAAGGCGACGGGACTGGCATGATGAAGCTAACTGGTCTCGGCGACCCAAGCGGTCAAGGAGAAGGTTTTAGCTTTATCCGTGAAGCGGACTCGAAACCAAGCAAGTCCGTCGGGAATGCAGCTCTGAGTGCAGAGGTCAAAAAGATTACTGGGACAGAAGATGATCTTCGAAAACTTACGATGAAGCAAATGGCGAGCTTGCTTCGCTCATATGGTATGACACAGGAAAAGATTGATACACTAAAGAGGTGGGATCGAGTGCACGTCATCCGGGATCTTTCCACGAAAGCCGCGAGCGATGGAATAGGTGACGGCCTTGAACGCTTTGCCCGCGGTGAAAAAATGAAACTTTCGGAGCAGAAGCAGATGTATCGGGATCGTGTCCGAGTCATATGGAGGCGACAGATTGCTGCATTATCGATGGATGACAAGGTCGCTGGAAGCACAGAAGGAGCGGCTATCGCTGACGGCGAGAACGAAGTTTCTGGAATGGCACAGCAATCACAATCCAATAAGCCGGACAGCACCAGTAAGCTAGGCTCCGATTCAGATTCATcagatgacgatgacgatcTTGCAGCGGCGTTGGAAGACGAAATGCTGGATCGATCGGAAGCGAATCAGCTCGTTGCGGAGCATACTGGCGGAGGAGAAGCTGACGGCGGTCTGGGACAGCTGCGGGCGGCTGCACAGGACCACGAGATGAATAAGGATGCCCGCGAGCTTGCAGCATTAAAGCGGCAGCGTGAGGAGGAAAGGGCAGTCCGCGAAGGTTTGCAGTCGAACAAGCCGAAGGTAGAATCCTTCGATACACAAATGCGTTCAAACAGAAAGGTCATAAGAAAGAAGGTAGTAAAAACACATCCCGACGGCCACCAGACAACAACCTTCAAATTCGTCCTCAGACCCGACGAAGTCGGAAAGATCATGGCCCGGCTTCAGCAAGACAACAGCGAAGATCACCGTCGAAAAAAAGAGTTTCAGTACGAAGCAAACTCAGACGAAAAGCCTCCAGGTCAAGCTTTGttcgaagacgaagacgattttGAGTATTCTTCCCGCGGGCGCTTTGCCGACAAACGCGGGGGGAATCGTAAGCGGCGAGCCGGAGGTCGAGCAACTCCCCGGGGTACGCTCCAGTTTGGAAAACTGAAAAGCAAAATATCCAAAGAGGAACGGATGCGGAAGAGAAAACGGGAAGAGGAAGAATTAGAAGTTTATACTGCGTCAGCGAAGCACAAAGGAACTAACAACCGCAAGGAGCGCGGTTCTATTCGAAACCGCCGACCACATGTTATTTTCTCCGAAAAGTTGGAAGCAATTCGGTCAGCCGTAGAAGCCCGTCCAGGAGCTTTACCGTTTGTGAAACCTGTTAATCGACGTCTTCTACCCAAGTACTACGAAGTTATCAGCGATCCCATCGACCTGCAGACAATTCGAGATAAGATCAAGCGGTACGAATACAGATCTGCCGACAACCTTGTTCGCGATTTTGACCTCATGAAAAGCAACGCCGTCAAATTCAATGGTCAAACCAGCCCCATCGCTCAGGAAGCGATCGCAATTCACGAGTTTGTTTCGAATCAAATTGAATCACACCGGTCCGAACTTAGCGCTCTCGAGACAGCGGTACAGGATCAGATGAATGGAAAGCCGAAAAAGAAAGTCAAGAAAGGCCTAATGAAATCTAGTGGATCTGGAAACACTGCAAGAATAGGAGGCATATCAGTCAACCTTGGAGATTTTCAGGGAATGCAATTCGAAGGGAACGACTCAGATAGTGGGGATGAAGTTTCGTTTACAGGGCTTTTGGATTTTTAG
- a CDS encoding predicted protein, whose amino-acid sequence RLLFLDGTIQSMSLSENVYHEALVHPAMFAHPAPKQVAILGGGEGATLREVLKHKTLERATMIELDAELVQISRKF is encoded by the coding sequence CGTCTCTTGTTTTTGGACGGAACTATCCAGTCCATGTCTTTGTCGGAAAACGTTTATCACGAAGCCCTCGTTCACCCGGCCATGTTTGCTCATCCTGCTCCTAAACAAGTAGCCATTTTGGGTGGTGGAGAAGGTGCTACGCTCCGCGAGGTTCTCAAGCACAAGACACTTGAAAGGGCCACCATGATTGAACTCGATGCGGAACTAGTTCAGATTTCCCGCAAGTTT
- a CDS encoding predicted protein, protein MSSDTTEEHLPAGQHLLVDMEGVDGDFLNSEAQLSQAMVDTVKEAGLTMLSYHCHSLTPTGVSCIGVLLESHISFHTWPEDGVITLDLFTCGSN, encoded by the coding sequence ATGAGCTCCGATACCACTGAGGAGCACCTGCCTGCTGGACAACACTTGTTGGTGGACATGGAAGGCGTCGACGGGGATTTCCTAAATAGTGAAGCGCAACTCTCGCAAGCCATGGTGGATACCGTAAAAGAAGCCGGATTGACCATGCTTTCGTATCACTGTCATTCCCTTACACCTACCGGTGTTTCTTGTATCGGAGTGCTTTTGGAATCGCACATTAGTTTTCACACTTGGCCCGAAGACGGCGTCATTACTCTGGATCTTTTTACCTGCGGCTCGAAC
- a CDS encoding predicted protein, translating into MASFFQDSLNKAKLSFVRADPGDDVEEQQPDRLEELAEYCPTLTFQQRLIGFAVCFGMGYVMSFFSFRFFIKLIEGHPLPFAFNYTAGQIMQLLASVFLCGPKRQFKSMFDEKRRETSITYLSCLGATMVVIFVPMPALPKLILLLLLTVTQFCASLWYTLSYIPYGRKTALRMIKNALGIDESSYAGILGSTTT; encoded by the exons ATGGCATCCTTCTTCCAAGACTCCCTAAACAAGGCGAAACTGAGTTTCGTGCGAGCGGATCCGGGcgacgacgtggaagagCAACAACCCGATCGGCTGGAGGAACTCGCCGAATACTGTCCGACGCTTACCTTTCAACAACGCTTGATTGGATTTGCCGTCTGTTTCGGAATGGGAT ACGTGATGAGTTTCTTTTCATTTCGCTTCTTCATCAAACTGATTGAGGGTCATCCCCTACCATTTGCTTTTAATTACACTGCCGGACAAATCATGCAGCTCCTAGCTAGTGTGTTCCTTTGCGGTCCGAAGCGACAATTCAAAAGCATGTTTGACGAGAAACGAAGGGAAACCTCTATTACGTATTTATCTTGCCTGGGAGCAACCATGGTTGTTATTTTTGTTCCGATGCCAGCATTGCCAAAGCTGATCTTGCTACTCCTCCTGACCGTCACGCAGTTTTGTGCGTCGTTGTGGTACACGTTGAGCTACATTCCCTACGGACGAAAAACGGCCTTACGGATGATCAAAAACGCACTAGGAATCGACGAAAGCTCCTATGCCGGAATCCTGGGCTCGACAACGACGTAG
- a CDS encoding predicted protein: MADAGESTNMCCICLCTLASVDPDETDAPAVGACVPCGHCFHQPCFENWARHQRHAQNVKCPTCNGKSTGFVKLFLDLGNPETFIDDDDDSVSSLEEDDHLSVTLSSSKLRIAENQDKSDSQPQAQEVNSNDEHRDDNADPQMEESQPEMVVIDDEDDDSVRLRASTTCPKSLAKTSRTGQLLPPDHEGNKYRSKFNRAKRRIKKLETHLASSAKQYQTVTENLENAVLAKTVMHEEFGKLEQAHDRIERKMHEIHLDLTRTKRERKEALEQIQELRRELDRTNTKLSEQKTHFEQHLESARVDSLSEVKGILAIYPKLTTENKALKETVMKKNEEIGQLVQHIKHISRSVESHGEGTVSHKETMQQERRASDAAKHFRSMQDSSERAHQKTQRLHIQKKRPCEAEYQIPPKAARKVLLSKGSEHAARMSA, from the exons atggcggacGCCGGCGAAAGTACGAACATGTGCTGCATCTGTCTTTGCACATTGGCATCGGTTGACCCAGACGAGACTGATGCGCCCGCCGTAGGTGCATGTGTACCGTGTGGACACTGCTTTCACCAACCCTGCTTTGAAAACTGGGCTCGGCACCAGCGGCACGCCCAAAACGTTAAATGCCCCACGTGCAACGGGAAAAGTACCGGATTTGTGAAACTCTTTCTAGATTTGGGCAATCCAGAAACCTTCatcgatgatgatgatgatagTGTAAGTTCCCTTGAAGAGGATGATCATTTAAGCGTGACACTATCATCGTCGAAACTACGCATTGCCGAGAATCAGGACAAAAGCGACAGTCAACCTCAAGCCCAGGAAGTGAACAGCAATGACGAACATCGCGATGACAACGCAGATCCGCAGATGGAGGAATCCCAGCCAGAAATGGTAGTAAtcgatgacgaggacgacgattcAGTTCGACTCAGAGCTTCGACCACCTGCCCTAAAAGCCTTGCTAAAACTAGTCGAACCGGACAACTATTGCCTCCTGATCACGAAGGGAACAAGTATCGGTCGAAATTCAACCGCGCCAAACGTCGTATAAAGAAGCTTGAAACGCATCTTGCGTCGTCGGCGAAGCAATACCAGACCGTTACCGAAAATCTCGAGAATGCCGTATTGGCCAAGACAGTTATGcacgaagaatttggaaagCTCGAACAAGCGCACGACCGCATCGAACGTAAGATGCACGAGATTCATCTAGATCTCACCAGAACTAAGCGTGAACGAAAAGAAGCGCTGGAGCAAATACAGGAGCTGCGTCGTGAACTCGACCGTACAAATACGAAGCTTTCCGAGCAAAAGACACACTTCGAGCAACACCTTGAAAGTGCACGAGTCGACAGTCTCTCCGAGGTCAAAGGCATATTGGCCATATATCCTAAATTGACGACTGAAAATAAAGCTCTGAAAGAGACCGtgatgaagaagaacgaaGAAATTGGGCAGTTGGTCCAACACATCAAACACATTTCAAGATCCGTCGAATCTCACGGTGAAGGCACGGTTTCTCACAAGGAAACAATGCAACAAGAGCGTCGAGCGAGCGATGCGGCCAAACACTTTAGATCAATGCAAGACTCTTCAGAACGAGCACACCAGAAAACCCAACGACTGCACATACAAAAAAAACGACCTTGCGAAGCAGAATATCAAATTCCTCCAAAGGCGGCGCGCAAGGTTTTGCTGTCAAAAGGATCCGAGCACGCCGCTCGTATGTCTGCG TGA
- a CDS encoding predicted protein, with amino-acid sequence KNSLSPKWTAHFDLDYEIGVLNRINVSIFDEVRKGNNKQMGTAMFEVGEVLGARGNTKAKKLKRGGTIFVRITKAPEQDAGELRLQLRGIKLKNVDGFMGKSDPFFELSAKVDSAGGLTWQPVYRSEHINNDLNPKWAALTVDLNRLCAGDLDSPILLSVWDWEKNGKRQSMGSFETSVNGLLSSVTNGASGSAKTVDLAKAFVPSFVDYLTGGCELEMCVAIDFTGSNGDPRKPGTLHYIHPDGQLNDYEKALTAIGSIVDRYDSDHKYPVLGFGAKYGGVVQHCFQVGPSAELDGIGGILDAYRQVFRTGLTMSGPTVFAEVLNFAAASARSRQDEARRSNRQAYKVLLILTDGAVTSVEETKHALNAASDAPLSVVIVGIGNADFSSMQFLDDFQSNGESGRDICQFVEFSKYKHDKSMLTRETLDEIPAQLVGY; translated from the exons AAAAATTCGCTGAGCCCAAAATGGACGGCTCATTTCGATCTCGACTACGAAATTGGAGTCTTAAATCGTATCAACGTCTCCATTTTTGATGAAGTTCGCAAAGGGAACAACAAACAGATGGGTACGGCGATGTTTGAAGTCGGCGAAGTCCTCGGCGCGCGTGGAAatacgaaagcaaaaaaattAAAACGTGGGGGTACGATTTTTGTTCGAATTACGAAAGCACCGGAACAAGATGCCGGCGAATTGCGTTTGCAATTACGTGGTATCAAGCTCAAGAACGTTGATGGATTCATGGGAAAGTCGGATCCTTTCTTTGAACTTTCTGCGAAAGTTGATTCAGCCGGAGGGCTGACTTGGCAACCTGTTTATCGATCGGAGCATATAAACAACGACCTTAATCCGAAATGGGCGGCATTGACGGTTGACTTGAATCGACTGTGCGCAGGGGACTTAGACAGTCCAATTTTATTATCGGTATGGGACTGGGAAAAGAATGGCAAACGCCAATCAATGGGGAGCTTCGAGACGAGTGTAAATGGTTTGCTTTCGTCAGTGACGAATGGTGCATCGGGTTCCGCTAAAACGGTGGATCTTGCCAAAGCATTTGTA CCTTCTTTCGTTGACTACTTGACAGGGGGGTGCGAACTGGAAATGTGCGTCGCAATCGATTTCACGGGGAGCAATGGGGATCCACGCAAGCCGGGTACTTTGCATTACATTCATCCCGATGGACAACTGAATGATTATGAAAAAGCCTTGACGGCAATAGGTTCCATTGTTGATCGCTACGATTCGGATCACAAATATCCAGTCTTAGGTTTCGGAGCCAAATATGGCGGTGTTGTTCAACACTGCTTTCAGGTTGGTCCCAGCGCAGAGTTAGATGGAATCGGAGGTATCCTTGATGCGTACCGACAAGTCTTTAGAACTGGCTTGACCATGTCAGGTCCTACGGTTTTTGCCGAAGTTCTGAATTTTGCCGCTGCTTCTGCCCGTAGTCGACAAGACGAAGCTCGGCGATCAAATCGGCAAGCATACAAGGTTCTTTTGATCTTGACAGATGGTGCGGTAACAAGCGTCGAAGAGACGAAGCATGCACTTAATGCCGCAAGCGATGCTCCGCTTTCGGTTGTTATTGTTGGAATTGGTAATGCAGACTTTTCGTCGATGCAGTTCCTGGATGACTTTCAATCTAATGGCGAAAGCGGTCGAGATATTTGTCAGTTTGTCGAATTCTCAAAGTACAAGCATGACAAAAGCATGCTAACCCGTGAAACTCTTGATGAGATTCCTGCTCAGCTAGTGGGCTAC
- a CDS encoding predicted protein produces MEETLPITERVSLDVPESEVVIGARALQLRLNEREANHREELSWLRMELDTTRREKQAVEDRMSELYRNMQDIQERDKPNDANSVQVSSDPVMPLQHQLDKYERIVRVMNNQIALVRSSSDSVVRSLKDEISDLMDEKCRVELELMNQVTNLECDKKELLLRLDSGNGSSDELDVSAETVIGEVMESDDHRARSIRLAIDNAKLKRQVLEEQDISKARETEKSSLLERITNLQDEVTLLRSSAAGLQTLDQLKENRQETITALERLAFLWDRVDQAMQLMDSKIREFRDQGPIDSRNQIRPSSALTSERVLSSMETGALVYGQLQVSLMLIELKLRNNLVDLNNEGSSQAATLSPIPDASLHSQVKMVQIEAMTAIDQVEQIVKEQVQQLEEQSKNETNVTRKALEDKASQFESLQKRHLALQTQVDNLKPEHINVATELKDEHTMELLVSQSVMDQLQVEVLQVVKHIRSKNKKIDELTVLIDAQKSREQTLLNELKRFAKKQKESTGKAKRQPESEEEARTVGFNEIDRDHEAEVGEDET; encoded by the coding sequence ATGGAAGAAACGCTGCCGATTACCGAACGCGTCTCGCTGGATGTACCGGAGTCGGAGGTCGTGATTGGTGCACGGGCGCTTCAGTTGCGCTTGAACGAAAGAGAGGCCAATCACCGCGAGGAGTTGTCTTGGTTGCGCATGGAGCTGGACACCACGCGACGTGAAAAGCAGGCGGTCGAAGATCGCATGTCGGAATTGTACCGTAATATGCAAGATATACAGGAGCGAGACAAACCGAACGATGCAAACTCTGTACAAGTCAGCTCCGACCCGGTCATGCCCTTGCAACACCAATTGGATAAATATGAGCGAATAGTGCGAGTAATGAATAATCAGATAGCACTCGTTAGGAGCTCATCAGATTCGGTTGTCCGAAGTTTGAAGGATGAGATCTCCGATTTGATGGACGAAAAGTGTCGGGTGGAATTGGAATTAATGAATCAGGTAACGAATCTGGAATGCGACAAAAAGGAGCTACTGCTCAGACTCGACTCTGGAAATGGTTCAAGCGATGAATTGGATGTAAGCGCCGAGACCGTGATTGGCGAAGTTATGGAATCAGACGACCATCGAGCTCGCTCTATTCGCCTAGCTATTGACAACGCCAAGCTCAAGCGACAAGTGCTGGAAGAGCAAGACATCAGCAAGGCGCGAGAAACGGAAAAGTCGAGCTTGTTGGAAAGGATTACTAATCTTCAGGACGAGGTAACGCTCCTTCGATCGTCTGCGGCAGGCCTGCAAACATTGGATCAGCTAAAGGAAAACCGCCAAGAAACCATCACAGCACTAGAACGCCTAGCATTTCTTTGGGATCGGGTAGATCAAGCTATGCAACTGATGGATTCAAAAATTAGGGAATTCCGAGACCAAGGGCCGATCGACAGCAGAAATCAGATCCGTCCTTCGTCAGCCTTAACATCTGAACGAGTCTTGTCGAGCATGGAAACGGGTGCCCTTGTCTACGGTCAACTTCAAGTATCTCTAATGCTGATTGAATTGAAGTTACGAAACAATCTCGTGGATCTCAATAATGAAGGGAGCTCACAGGCGGCGACTTTGTCGCCAATACCCGATGCGAGTCTACATTCCCAGGTGAAAATGGTTCAAATCGAAGCAATGACGGCGATTGATCAAGTAGAACAGATTGTAAAGGAGCAGGTTCAGCAGTTGGAGGAACAatccaaaaatgaaacaaaTGTGACTCGAAAAGCTTTGGAGGACAAAGCGTCCCAATTCGAAAGCCTTCAAAAGCGTCACCTGGCACTCCAAACGCAAGTCGATAATTTGAAACCAGAACACATCAACGTAGCTACAGAGCTTAAAGACGAGCACACAATGGAGCTTTTGGTGAGTCAAAGTGTCATGGATCAATTGCAGGTGGAAGTCTTGCAAGTGGTGAAGCATATCCGTagcaagaacaagaagaTCGACGAACTGACGGTCTTAATTGATGCGCAAAAGTCTCGAGAACAAACCTTGCTAAACGAGTTGAAGCGTTTCGCCAAAAAACAAAAGGAATCCACAGGGAAAGCAAAGCGACAGCCTGAATCCGAGGAGGAAGCAAGGACAGTTGGTTTCAATGAAATAGATCGCGATCACGAAGCAGAAGTAGGGGAAGATGAAACATAG
- a CDS encoding predicted protein, with translation MTGTTTNDETVVQRTSRGTKNAFTGCFGFTKKSGDLTKLKYKETQIAGRKKLFGTQYFDLLAKKATDAELMACVEAAKADIKVIQDQIMELEEHIKKVDEETQGKIVKAPGTPKNDQDKPTEPMSTTTPTEGAKEETKKDDPVAERKEDPVPSEPAAPATSV, from the coding sequence ATGACGGGAACGACGACAAACGACGAGACGGTAGTCCAGCGTACTAGCCGCGGAACTAAGAACGCCTTCACCGGTTGCTTTGGTTTTACCAAAAAATCAGGTGACCTTACCAAGCTCAAGTACAAGGAAACGCAAATTGCCGGACGAAAGAAGCTGTTCGGAACCCAATATTTTGACCTTCTCGCGAAGAAAGCCACTGATGCAGAGCTGATGGCCTGTGTTGAGGCCGCCAAAGCCGACATTAAAGTTATTCAGGATCAAATCATGGAACTTGAAGAGCACATCAAGAAGGTTGACGAAGAGACCCAGGGAAAGATTGTCAAAGCGCCCGGAACGCCCAAGAATGACCAGGACAAGCCTACCGAACCCATGAGTACCACAACACCGACCGAAGGTGCTAAAGAAGAGACGAAGAAAGACGATCCAGTTGCCGAGAGGAAGGAAGATCCCGTCCCATCTGAGCCAGCGGCTCCCGCAACCAGCGTCTAA